CTGGCTGGTGAAGTACCTGGAAACTCCGAAAAGGACGATTCCTGGGATCTTGTCGAAGCGATTTCCCCCGAAGATGAGGAGGATAAGTCGCTCGAGGCGATGATCTCTCGGATCAACAGCATGACCAGTAAGGGCTCGGACGACGAAGGCATTTACGCCCAAACTCCGGAGGAAAAGGTCGAGGAAGCGGAGGTCTTGCTGGAAGATCATGACACTCCCTTCTACCCTTGCGAGCCCCAATCGCTGCGCGAAGCGCAGTTGACCGGGACCGACGTCGAAGCACTCTGCCTTAAATTCCTGCTGACCGCGGGCGAGGCTTCCGGACGCGAGATCGCTGCCCAGCTTTGCCTGCCGTTCCTCGTTTTGGACGAGTGTTTGCGGAAGATGAAGTACGACCAATTGGTGGTCTACAAAGACACTGCCCAGGCCGGAGACTATGTCTACTTCCTGACCGATTTGGGCCGCGAACGGGCTCGTCGCTACAACGAACACTGCACCTATTACGGATCTGCTCCGGTTTCGCTCAAAGACTATATCGACAGCGTGCGGGCTCAATCGCTGGAGGGTCAATCGCCTAGCATCGATGCTCTGGAGAACGCCTTTGAGGATCTGTTGATCAACAAGGCCATGTTCCGCCGACTGGGGCCCGCGATTAATAGCGGTCGCGGTTTGTTCCTTTACGGAGCCCCCGGTAACGGTAAGACGAGCATTGCGGAACGTGTTACCCGCGCGTTCGGCCGTTATATTTGGGTTCCCCGAGCAATCGGCATCGAAGGGGAAATCCTTCGTGTGTTCGACCCGGCCGTCCACGACGAAGTTCCCTTGGAAGATGGCCCAGGCATCTTGCAACAGCATCGTATCGACCGCCGCTGGGTACGCATCAAGCGGCCAACAATCGTGGTCGGTGGTGAATTAACCATGGACAACCTGGAAATCAGCACCATCCAGGCAACCGGCGTGAGCGAAGCCCCGCTACAGCTGAAGAGTAACTGCGGCACGCTGGTGATCGACGACTTTGGGCGTCAACGTATGAGTACGGACGAACTGCTCAATCGCTGGATTGTGCCGCTCGAAAAACGGTATGACTTTCTTAACATGCGTGGTGGTAAGAAAATTCAGGTTCCATTCGACCAATTGATCGTCTTCTCGACGAACCTCGAACCACGCGACTTGTGCGACGACGCGTTCCTGCGACGTATTCCATACAAGATCGAAGTGATCGATCCCACCGAGTCGGAATTCCGTCAGCTGTTCGACATCATGTGCCCGATGCTGGGCTTCACCTACAACGAAGAGGCGATCGACCATCTAATCGAGACC
This window of the Blastopirellula marina genome carries:
- a CDS encoding AAA family ATPase yields the protein MSDPLKNLLSQLAGEVPGNSEKDDSWDLVEAISPEDEEDKSLEAMISRINSMTSKGSDDEGIYAQTPEEKVEEAEVLLEDHDTPFYPCEPQSLREAQLTGTDVEALCLKFLLTAGEASGREIAAQLCLPFLVLDECLRKMKYDQLVVYKDTAQAGDYVYFLTDLGRERARRYNEHCTYYGSAPVSLKDYIDSVRAQSLEGQSPSIDALENAFEDLLINKAMFRRLGPAINSGRGLFLYGAPGNGKTSIAERVTRAFGRYIWVPRAIGIEGEILRVFDPAVHDEVPLEDGPGILQQHRIDRRWVRIKRPTIVVGGELTMDNLEISTIQATGVSEAPLQLKSNCGTLVIDDFGRQRMSTDELLNRWIVPLEKRYDFLNMRGGKKIQVPFDQLIVFSTNLEPRDLCDDAFLRRIPYKIEVIDPTESEFRQLFDIMCPMLGFTYNEEAIDHLIETHYRKVNRPFRCCQPRDLLMQVRNMCLYENAPLALSKQHFDNAVDNYFAVM